The following coding sequences lie in one Drosophila sulfurigaster albostrigata strain 15112-1811.04 chromosome 2R, ASM2355843v2, whole genome shotgun sequence genomic window:
- the LOC133839663 gene encoding uncharacterized protein LOC133839663, whose amino-acid sequence MFSPFLKYFKKQWLKKHRAQKIMDAMDLFDKGEIDIQGFLTLIVSLNDCFNKQDLFDSVHMDSNLSGMSSEMKASTLSLSTSDSNTSQISDSSIFQMNPCNHVGIKFWLIIKNRTMILTILAVVNQNVQRVKKLLKKLSNLCVRLYSEKT is encoded by the exons ATGTTTTCGccctttttaaaatattttaagaagcAGTGGCTTAAGAAG CATCGCGCTCAAAAAATTATGGATGCAATGGATTTGTTTGACAAGGGAGAAATTGACATACAGGGTTTTTTGACACTTA TCGTTTCGCTAAATGACTGTTTTAATAAACAGGACCTGTTCGACAGTGTGCATATGGATTCCAATTTGTCGGGAATGTCATCTGAAATGAAGGCATCAACATTATCGCTTTCGACGAGTGACTCAAACACTAGTCAAATATCCGATTCatctatatttcaaatgaatccCTGCAAT CATGTTGGGATCAAATTCTGGCTCATAATCAAGAACAGAACGATGATCCTAACGATCCTGGCAGTGGTGAACCAAAATGTCCAACGTGTCaaaaagttgttaaagaaGCTATCc AATTTGTGCGTCCGTCTTTATagtgaaaaaacataa